CTTTTTTTATTAGCTATGTCTCAAAATGGCTGACAGATAGACAGGAATACAGACAAAGAGCGCTTAAAATAGAAGACAAGCCAAATTAAAAAAATTAAATCTGCGACGCAGATTACTAAATCTGTGACGCAGATTATGTATTCCGTGACGCAGATTATTAAATCTGTGTCGCAGATTTAAATATTTCAATCGCAATTGGAGTGAATTTCCTGCTTATCACTAAGCTATTCCAAGCTATATGCGATTCTATTCCGAAGCGCTTTAAGATTTAGTTTAGTACATGAATACTTTTTCGACGTATCCAAATACTTATGGTTTAAGGTTAAAGCGAGGAAGTCTTCTATAACATATCTTTACCGTTTTTATTTTCCTTCGTAGGTACGGAATACGAGATAGTCGCCATCAGCCTCAACACGGAAGCTATCGGAAGTAGCTTCGTTGAGCGTACCCTGCCACCACTGTTGGAAAGGATAGCCATCGTAGCGGAGACCTTCGGTGCGTAGAGAGGTACAACCGAAATTGAAGATGCTCACCTGCTGTCTTAGGAAGGAGGCAAAACTGCAGGAGCCGCTGGCAGGCACAAACCATCCGTGGTTTGTTGCCATAATGGGTTCAACGCCCATCTCTCGGAAATAGCGCATCAAGAGCGATATATTACCCAGAGTATGGTCTTCACGAAGTCCTGTAGCTCCGAGATAGACAATCTTTTTAAACCCTCTTTCAACACAGAAGCGCGTGGCTTTAGTGAGGTCGTTATCCTCCTGCTCTTCTTCCTGATGGAATATACACTCATACTCTTCCATGGCCCACGATGGTATGCTGTCGCCATCGCCAACTACGGCATCAGCCCAGTCACAATAGTTTATAGCGCCATCGCAGCAGACAATATAAGGAGCCTCCTGCAAAAGTTCTGTAGGAATATCGTGCTCAGGCTGTTCACCGTTGGCAAGTATCACGGCATCATAGCTGCCATTATTAAGAATGTCCTTGTAGCTCATATTTAGTTTTCTTTGTCATCTTCTTCCACTTGAAATATCCCATTACGGCAATAACGACATAGAGTCCGTAGAGACCGGCCTTGAACGGGATACCTTTCTGAATATATAGGAACATACAGACAGCATCAACACCGATCCAGAACAGCCACTGCTCAAGATACTTTCGCGCCAGCGCCCACATGCCGACAAACGACAGGGCATTGGTAAACGAGTCGAGAAGAGGTACTGTGGAATCAGTCCACCTTATTAATACATAATAAACAGCTCCCCAAGCAGCGAAAAAGAATATCAAGGCAGGCAGGTACTGTCGCCTTGGCATGCTTATTATGGGGAGTTCCTTCTTCATTTTTTTAGTTTTCTTGAATTTCCAAATAAACAGACCATAGAAAGCAGCCAGGGTGTAATAGACTGCCATACCAGCATCGCCATAAAGACCATGACTATAGTAAAGATAAACATCAAGGGCAGGCATTATGATGCCCACTATCCACAATGCAATATGAGCACGATACTCGAGCCAGATGTAAATCAAGCCGAGTATCGTGGTCAATATGTCGAGCCAGTCGAAAGACATGAGAGGTGAGAATTGAGAGGTGAGAGGTAGGATTAGTCTAACGTTAGAAGTTCAGCGAGAGGTGAGCCATCCAGTTGAAGGGAGCCGACGGTGCGAAGCCTACTGCTCCGTCATCACGCACACCCCATGTATTAACAGCGATAACAGAGCCATCGGTCAGCTGACGATACTGCGGTGCAGCCCATCCGTTGTTATCAAACTTCTGGCTAAGCAGGTTGTAGAAGGTGACGCCTACGGTGGCTTCCTTCAGACGTATGGCTTTCAGTGAGAACGTATAGCTAAGGTCAAGATTTGCCAAGAAATGGTTTTTCAAGAGCAGCGTTTCATAGGTATCGTTGCCGTTGGCATCCTTACACAGCATCTCTTTATATCCGGTGTTAGTAAGATACTGATCACCCACATACTGACACTGCAGCGCAGCCTTCGCACCACCATAGCTGAACGTCATGATGCTGTTGGCAATGATGTCGGGCGAGAAAGCCAATGGTTTTTCACCATTCAGTGTGACCGTTGTCACTCCGTCCTCTAGCACAACGCCCATCTCTTTCACGCGGTTCTTAGAGAAAGTAGCATTTGCATCCCAACGGAACCACTCAACAGGCTGCCAAGCAGCTTCTACTTCTACGCCCATGCGATAGCTCTTCGGCAGGTTGCGCGTTACGGCCTCTCCAATAGCGTCAATCTCACCCGTCAACACAAACTGGTCCTTGTAGTCCATCCAGTAGGCATTGATGCCGGCACTGAAGGTGCTGCTGAGGTACTTATAGCCCACCTCCAGGTCGTTGAGTTTCTCATAGCGTGGCATTGGCGAGCCAGCATTGTAGTTATTCTCAAAGTTGTTGCGCACCGGTTCCTTGTGGGCAATGGCATAAGAAGCATACGCCCTGTGGTTACGGGCAAACTCATAGTTCAATCCGAACTTAGGGTTGAAGAAGTCATACTTCTCATCAATGATATAGTCACCGGTGGTGTTGCAGCCATACCAGTCACATGGCTCCTGCATTTTCATTCCCACGTGTCGATACTGAAGGTCAACATAAGCATTCAGGCCAACCAGAAGCTGATAGTTCACCTTGCCATAGACATTCATATCGGTCTTGCGGGCATTAGTGTCATAGTACTTATAGTTGCTGGTATAGGCCGTAGGAGCATTCTTCACCCACGTGAGCAGTCCGAAGTGGTCACCATCATAGTGGTTCCATCCGCCACCGATAGTTATATCCAGTCCATTAAGATTATCATAAAGCAGCGATGCCACAGCGCCATAGAAGTCATTAGCCATTTTCTTCTGACGTACAAGGTCACTCTTCATACCTTTCTCTGCGGCTGTCAGTGGCAGATAGTCCTTCAGTTTCTTGTTGCCCTTGAACTGCTCATAGTAGCCATCACCACGGGTGTAGTGCAGTGCGGCATTCAGCGACAAAGTGTTGGAGAACTGCTCGTTCCACACAAGCTGATAGTTCTGCTGATGATAGTTGTCGGTCTGCTTGTCGTAATATATTGCATTTCCATTGGCATCAGTATCCATATAACCACAGGGATTATAAGTGCGGCCATAGGTATCCTGTGCATAATGCGAAGCGTAGTCCCATGCATGATAGGTCTCTTCCTTACCGTTCCAAGTGATAAGTTTCACGGCACGGTTATCATCAAAATATCCTCCTTGGAGGAAATAGCTATACAGCTTCGTCTCGGCACGGTCTATATAGCCTTTTGAGCCGATATGCGACACACGTCCCTGCAGTCCCCAATGTCCTTCACCAGGCAGACCTGTAGAGAAACGCACCGTCTCTTTGTTCGACGAATAGCTTCCTGCGCTGAGGTCTATACCCACATAAGGCTTCGTTCCAATGTTTTCCGTCTGCATGTTAATAGTAGCGCCGAAGGCACCCGCACCATTAGTGCTTGTTCCCACACCGCGCTGAATCTGCATTGACTGCACGCTTGAGGCGAAGTCACCCATGTTCACCCAGAACACCGAGTTGCTCTCAGCATCGTTCAAGGGCACACCGTTGGCAGTAATATTGATACGTTCTGCTGCAGTACCACGCACACGCAACGAGGTATAGCCGATGCCATTGCCGGCATCGCTCGTAATGGTGACACTGGGGGTCAGCGACAATAAATAAGGAACATCCTGTCCGTAGTTCACCGCCTTAATCTGGTCACGATTCATGTCAGTGAATGCCATTGGCGTCTTCTTCGACGCACGTGTAGAGCGCACCTGAACGCCTTGCA
This region of Prevotella sp. E13-27 genomic DNA includes:
- a CDS encoding TonB-dependent receptor — encoded protein: MKKTFIFAMLLVAANAMATGEQTGEMVAGSATQPVDSLKTVKLQGVQVRSTRASKKTPMAFTDMNRDQIKAVNYGQDVPYLLSLTPSVTITSDAGNGIGYTSLRVRGTAAERINITANGVPLNDAESNSVFWVNMGDFASSVQSMQIQRGVGTSTNGAGAFGATINMQTENIGTKPYVGIDLSAGSYSSNKETVRFSTGLPGEGHWGLQGRVSHIGSKGYIDRAETKLYSYFLQGGYFDDNRAVKLITWNGKEETYHAWDYASHYAQDTYGRTYNPCGYMDTDANGNAIYYDKQTDNYHQQNYQLVWNEQFSNTLSLNAALHYTRGDGYYEQFKGNKKLKDYLPLTAAEKGMKSDLVRQKKMANDFYGAVASLLYDNLNGLDITIGGGWNHYDGDHFGLLTWVKNAPTAYTSNYKYYDTNARKTDMNVYGKVNYQLLVGLNAYVDLQYRHVGMKMQEPCDWYGCNTTGDYIIDEKYDFFNPKFGLNYEFARNHRAYASYAIAHKEPVRNNFENNYNAGSPMPRYEKLNDLEVGYKYLSSTFSAGINAYWMDYKDQFVLTGEIDAIGEAVTRNLPKSYRMGVEVEAAWQPVEWFRWDANATFSKNRVKEMGVVLEDGVTTVTLNGEKPLAFSPDIIANSIMTFSYGGAKAALQCQYVGDQYLTNTGYKEMLCKDANGNDTYETLLLKNHFLANLDLSYTFSLKAIRLKEATVGVTFYNLLSQKFDNNGWAAPQYRQLTDGSVIAVNTWGVRDDGAVGFAPSAPFNWMAHLSLNF
- a CDS encoding thiamine diphosphokinase, producing MSYKDILNNGSYDAVILANGEQPEHDIPTELLQEAPYIVCCDGAINYCDWADAVVGDGDSIPSWAMEEYECIFHQEEEQEDNDLTKATRFCVERGFKKIVYLGATGLREDHTLGNISLLMRYFREMGVEPIMATNHGWFVPASGSCSFASFLRQQVSIFNFGCTSLRTEGLRYDGYPFQQWWQGTLNEATSDSFRVEADGDYLVFRTYEGK
- the pnuC gene encoding nicotinamide riboside transporter PnuC, whose translation is MSFDWLDILTTILGLIYIWLEYRAHIALWIVGIIMPALDVYLYYSHGLYGDAGMAVYYTLAAFYGLFIWKFKKTKKMKKELPIISMPRRQYLPALIFFFAAWGAVYYVLIRWTDSTVPLLDSFTNALSFVGMWALARKYLEQWLFWIGVDAVCMFLYIQKGIPFKAGLYGLYVVIAVMGYFKWKKMTKKTKYELQGHS